The Oncorhynchus keta strain PuntledgeMale-10-30-2019 unplaced genomic scaffold, Oket_V2 Un_contig_675_pilon_pilon, whole genome shotgun sequence region aatcagcattcagggcttaaACCACCTAGTTTATAATACACCATAAACCActatgttgtagaataatagtgaagacatcaaaactattaaataacacatatggaaaccaaaaagtgttaaacaaatcaaaatatattttacatttgagattcttcaaagtagccgaagttagccttgatgacagctttgcacgctcttgacattctctcaaccagctagtCACATAGACAGTGTGAGGGCAGACTAAGAGTTACTAGAGGTtagtcagtgtatttattatagacAGTGTGAGGGCAGACTAAGAGTTACTAGAGGTtagtcagtgtatttattatagacagactaagAGTTACTAGAGGTtagtcagtgtatttattatagacAGTGTGAGGGCTGACTAAGAGTTACTAGAGGTtagtcagtgtatttattatagacagactaagAGTTACTAGAGGTtagtcagtgtatttattatagacAGTGTGAGGGCTGACTAAGAGTTACTAGAGGTtagtcagtgtatttattatagacAGTGTGAGGGCTGACTAAGAGTTACTAGAGGTTAGACATGtgtatttattatagacagactaagAGTTACTAGAGGTtagtcagtgtatttattatagacAGTGTGAGGGCAGACTAAGAGTTACTAGAGGTtagtcagtgtatttattatagacAGTGTGAGGGCAGACTAAGAGTTACTAGAGGTtagtcagtgtatttattatagacAGTGTGAGGACAGACTAAGAGTTACTAGAGGTtagtcagtgtatttattatagacAGTGTGAGGACAGACTAAGAGTTACTAGAGGTTagtcagtgtatttattaaaGACAGTGTGAGGGCAGACTAAGAGTTACTAGAGGTtagtcagtgtatttattatagacAGTGTGAGAACAGACTAAGAGTTACTAGTTCCATCCTGTCAACTtttgtcatccctctctctctctgtgtctctctctctctctctctctctctctctctgtgtctccctctttctatctctctctgtgtctccctctctctgtgtgtgtgtgtgtctctctctctctctctctctctctctcagctaactctctctctctctctctcagacaggtGTTGTCTTCCTGTTAGCAGCATCGCTAGGCAACATGTCCTTGTTGTTGGGCTTGCTTGTCAGTGGCAACAGGAAAACGCTCCTCGCAAcatccacccctccccctcctcctcttcctcctcctcctcctcctcctcctcctcctcctgcagcGGCTGCCATCTTGTTGTCGGGCGGCGTTAGTTTGTGCAACTCCGACCCCGCCGGCCCCGCGGCGACAACCTTTGACACGGACAGGGCCACCGGCAACGGCGAGGGGTCGCGAGGTCGCAGCTGCCCCGCCGACGACAGCGAGTGACGGTAGTCCACGTTGCCGCGGTAACTGGAGCGCCGTCTGTAGCGGTTGTAGCGGCTGTAGTAGGACGCGGAGCGGAACAGAGCGTGTTTGGTGAGGAGCGACGGCCGCGGGTCCGGAGCTGTGGCGCTCTATGAAGGCGTGTACTGTCAGAACGCCCACCATCTCAGCCAAGATGAAGGACAACGCCCCGAAGTAGAAAGACCAGCCGTACGAGTAACTCTTCTTACTGTCGCTCTGACCCGGGTCACCAGAGTTAGCCGAGATGTAGACGATGATGCCAATGATGTTACTGAgtcctggagagggagaggggggagagagagagagttagctgagatgtagatgagagagagagagagagagagagagagagagagagagagagagagagagagagagagagagagagagagttagctgagatgtagatgagagacagagagagagagagagagagagagagagagagttagccgAGATGTagatgagagacagaaagagagagaagagagtgttaGCTGAGATGTAGACGATGATGCCAATGACGTTACTGAgtcctggagaggggagaggggggagagagagagaattagctgAGAtgtagatgagagacagagagagagagagagagagagagagagagagagagagagagagagagagagagttagctgaGATGTAgacgagagacagaaagagagagaagagagtgttaGCTGAGATGTAGACGATGATGCCAATGACGTTACTGAgtcctggagagggagaggggggagagagagagagttagctgagatgtagatgagagacagagagagagagagagagagagagagagagagag contains the following coding sequences:
- the LOC127926083 gene encoding voltage-dependent calcium channel gamma-3 subunit-like, whose translation is MTCDQPFKALHNYRWTFTGVCKEIDYFLEDADYEQDAAEYLLRAVRASSIFPIMSVGLLFLGGVCVAGSEFYKTQHNVMLSAGILFVSAGLSNIIGIIVYISANSGDPGQSDSKKSYSYGWSFYFGALSFILAEMVGVLTVHAFIERHSSGPAAVAPHQTRSVPLRVLLQPLQPLQTALQLPRLSPRGRRGRSCTN